Proteins encoded by one window of Nasonia vitripennis strain AsymCx chromosome 5, Nvit_psr_1.1, whole genome shotgun sequence:
- the LOC100118792 gene encoding DNA polymerase delta catalytic subunit — protein sequence MSKRPLPSTSGTKKAKLSNDDDEPSAFESDLAAMEEEFSHEYNSEESQVFGDGPEQENTSIKWSRPPPPALDPSKDSLFFQQIEVDHYTDKPIPGMPGNRVGSVPVIRMYGVTEQGNSVCCHVHGFSPYFFVSAPSNFTDAHCRPFKTALNNAVKNDIKSNSENIQEFILAVDIVKRQTVYGYTGDKKSLFLKITVALPRLIAPSKRLLETNVIYDVLPHTYTAFESNIDFDIRFMADTHMVGCSWIELKPNHWKLRGKYNHNLPLISRCQLEVDVAWDEFIAHAPEGEWSKVAPFRILSFDIECAGRKGIFPEPNKDPVIQIANMVILQGESEPFLRNIFTLDTCAPIVGCQVLSHNKESTMLEKWADFIRQLDPDIFTGYNINNFDFPYLINRAQHLNVRDFSYLGRIKNIKSVIKNTVLQSKQMGRRENKSVNFEGRVPFDLLLVLVRDYKLRSYTLNAVSYHFLQEQKEDVHHSIITDLQNGDSQTRRRLAVYCLKDAYLPLRLLDKLMCIIIYMEMARVTGVSLSSLLTRGQQIKVVSQLLRKTIERGYLIPVHQGQGSDEQFEGATVIEPKRGYYNDPIATLDFSSLYPSIIMAHNICYTTLLSPAAQKAYEVPENDVTKTPVNSNFVKSNVRKGILPEILESLLSARKVAKAELKKETDPLKQKVLDGRQYALKVSANSVYGFTGAQQGKLPCLEISGSVTAYGRTMIDKTKHEVEQQYRKENGYEHDAEVIYGDTDSVMVKFGVKSIEDAMKLGKEAAEYVTSKFIKPIKLEFEKVYFPYLLINKKRYAGLYFTRPDKYDKMDCKGLETVRRDNCPLVANMMNTCLQKLLIDRNPEDAIDYAKQVISDLLCNRIDISQLVITKELTKTDYTAKQAHVELAAKMKKRDAGTAPKLGDRIPYVFISGPKGTPAYQKAEDPIYVLENNIPIDTNYYLENQLSKPLVRIFEPILGDKAESLLLKGEHTRTKSVATSKVGALVAFTRKKEACLGCKAVLPNGQEEKALCQYCEKKEDEIIQTEIYNGRKLEEKFCRLWAECQRCQGSLHQEVICTSRDCPIFYMRKKVQIDLDTQAKRIEKFGLPQW from the exons ATGAGTAAAAGACCTCTTCCTTCCACATCAGGGACAAAGAAGGCGAAATTGTC AAACGATGACGATGAACCTTCAGCATTCGAGTCAGATCTGGCTGCAATGGAAGAGGAGTTTTCACATGAATATAACAGTGAAGAATCCCAAGTATTTGGAGAT GGACCTGAGCAAGAAAATACATCCATCAAATGGAGCAGGCCTCCACCACCTGCACTGGATCCATCAAAAGATTCGCTATTCTTTCAACAAATTGAAGTTGATCACTATACAG ATAAGCCAATACCAGGTATGCCAGGAAATAGAGTTGGATCAGTACCAGTAATAAGAATGTACGGCGTAACAGAGCAAGGAAATTCAGTTTGCTGTCATGTTCATGGCTTcagtccttatttctttgtttctgCACCTTCAAATTTTACTGATGCACATTGTAGACCATTTAAG ACAGCTTTAAACAATGCAGTAAAGAATGATATTAAATCAAATTCTGAAAATATTCAAGAATTCATTTTAGCTGTAGATATAGTTAAACGACAAACAGTCTATGGCTATACAGGAGATAAGAAGTctctttttctcaaaataacaGTTGCTCTACCAAGATTAATTGCACCATCTAAAAGGCTGCTAGAGACTAACGTTATTTATGATGTGCTTCCACACACTTATACTGCTTTTGAAAGTAATATTGATTTTGACATTAG GTTCATGGCTGACACACACATGGTTGGATGTTCTTGGATAGAATTAAAACCAAATCACTGGAAGCTAAGAGGAAAATACAATCACAATTTACCACTCATTTCAAGATGTCAATTAGAAGTAGACGTAGCTTGGGATGAATTCATTGCACATGCTCCAGAAGGAGAATGGTCTAAAGTAGCTCCTTTCCGAATTCTCAGCTTTGATATAGAATGTGCTGGGCGCAAAG GCATTTTTCCTGAACCAAACAAGGATCCTGTTATTCAAATAGCTAACATGGTTATTTTACAAGGTGAAAGTGAACCTTTTTTACGAAATATTTTCACCTTAGATACTTGTGCTCCAATTGTTGGATGTCAAGTACTCAGTCATAACAAGGAGAGTACTATGTTAGag aaaTGGGCAGACTTTATTCGTCAGTTGGATCCTGACATATTCACAGGTTACAACATAAACAATTTCGATTTTCCATATCTGATAAATCGAGCTCAACACCTCAACGTCCGGGATTTCAGTTATTTGGGCAGGATAAAGAATATAAAAtcagttattaaaaatacagtATTACAAAGCAAGCAAATGGGTCGGAGAGAGAATAAGTCCGTTAATTTCGAAGGGCGAGTGCCTTTTGATTTATTGCTG GTGCTGGTTAGAGATTACAAATTGCGATCATATACTCTGAATGCTGTCAGTTATCATTTTCTACAAGAACAGAAAGAGGATGTCCATCATAGTATTATTACTGATTTACAAAATGGGGATTCTCAAACTAGAAGGCGTTTAGCTGTGTATTGCTTGAAAGATGCTTATTTACCTTTGAGATTATTGGACAagcttatgtgcattattatataCATGGAGATGGCAAGAGTTACAGGAGTATCTCTCTCTAGTTTGCTAACAAGAGGTCAACAAATAAAAGTTGTATCACAACTTTTACGAAAG ACTATAGAAAGGGGGTATTTGATACCTGTACATCAAGGACAAGGCTCAGATGAACAATTTGAAGGTGCTACTGTTATTGAACCAAAGCGTGGTTACTACAATGATCCAATAGCTACTTTGGATTTTAGTTCATTGTACCCAAGTATAATTATGGCACACAATATTTGCTATACAACACTTTTAAGTCCTGCTGCACAAAAAGCATATGAAGTGCCAGAAAATGATGTAACGAAAACACCTGTTAATTCTAACTTTGTCAAAAGCAATGTAAGAAAAGGAATATTACCAGAAATTTTGGAAAGTTTACTATCAGCTAGAAAAGTTGCAAAAGCTgagttaaaaaaagaaacagatcCTTTGAAACAGAAAGTACTTGATGGTCGTCAATATGCTTTGAAAGTTTCAGCTAATTCTGTATATGGTTTTACTGGGGCTCAGCAAGGAAAGTTACCTTGTTTAGAAATATCAGGA AGTGTTACTGCTTATGGACGTACTATGATAGACAAAACAAAACACGAGGTTGAACAACAATATCGTAAGGAAAATGGCTATGAACATGACGCTGAAGTTATTTATGGAGATACTGATTCAGTAATGGTAAAATTTGGTGTTAAATCTATTGAAGATGCAATGAAACTCGGTAAAGAAGCCGCCGAATATGTTACCTCGAAATTCATAAAGCCTATAAAATTagaatttgaaaaagtttattttcccTACTTGCTTATTAACAAAAAACGTTATGCTGGTCTATATTTTACCAGACCAGATAAGTATGATAAAATGGACTGTAAAGGTTTAGAAACTGTAAGAAGAGATAACTGTCCATTAGTTGCTAATATGATGAACACATGtcttcaaaaattattaatagacag AAATCCTGAAGATGCAATTGACTATGCTAAACAAGTTATTAGTGATCTTCTATGTAATCGCATTGATATTTCACAATTAGTCATTACCAAAGAACTGACAAAAACTGATTATACTGCTAAACAAGCACATGTAGAATTAGCTGCTAAGATGAAGAAACGGGATGCTGGTACAGCTCCGAAATTGGGTGATAGAATACCATACGTATTTATAAGTGGACCAAAAGGAACACCGGCCTACCAAAAGGCCGAAGATCCTATTTAcgttttagaaaataatatacCTATTGATACGAACTATTATCTTGAGAACCAGTTGTCAAAGCCTTTAGTTCGTATTTTTGAGCCTATACTTGGTGACAAAGCTGAATCTTTATTATTGAAAGGTGAACACACAAGAACAAAATCTGTAGCAACATCAAAAGTTGGTGCTCTGGTAGCTTTTACACGTAAAAAAGAAGCGTGTTTGGGTTGTAAAGCTGTACTGCCAAATGGTCAAGAAGAAAAAGCGCTTTGCCAAtattgtgaaaaaaaagaagatgaaATCATACAAACTGAAATATACAATGGAAGAAAGTTAGAAGAAAAGTTCTGCAGATTGTGGGCAGAGTGTCAAAGATGTCAAGGTAGTCTTCATCAGGAAGTAATTTGCACTAG TCGCGATTGTCCAATCTTTTATATGAGAAAGAAGGTTCAAATAGATTTGGACACACAAGCAAAGAGAATAGAGAAGTTTGGACTGCCACAGTGGTAG